The following coding sequences lie in one Deltaproteobacteria bacterium IMCC39524 genomic window:
- a CDS encoding OFA family MFS transporter: MSKQNVSSKRGWTVVLAGTGINLALGILYTWSIFKGAIAESIAAGGTGAFTWDKASINDPYATACLMFAVAMIVAGKVQDKFGPRVTCIIGGLMVGTGFMWISQTTDYWAWIVGFGCMAGMGIGFGYSAATPPALKWFPPAKTGLIAGIVVAGFGLASVYIAPLAQYLLGAYGLQQSMLYFGFGFVAITCFFGMFLANPPEGYVADPNAAKSTAKAVVTEDKAPSEILKTAKFYTLWTCFFIGAGAGLMVIGSAKGLAKASMGEMAFLVVAIMSVGNAAGRIVAGVVSDKIGRANTLVIMLVFQAVLMFLAIPVIDGTYNNPLAMPLLVTFMVFNYGTNLSLFPSFAKDLWGAKHFGMNYGVLFSAWGVGAFALVRVSEMLRVKTGGFTMSFAAAGALLVVGAMLAGTLKTRKAAVPALEGALEGEEDLVLSKASNE, from the coding sequence ATGAGCAAGCAGAATGTATCATCAAAACGCGGTTGGACAGTGGTTCTGGCCGGGACCGGCATCAACCTGGCGCTGGGCATCCTTTATACCTGGAGTATCTTTAAAGGCGCTATCGCAGAGTCAATCGCTGCAGGCGGAACGGGAGCCTTTACCTGGGACAAGGCCTCAATCAACGACCCTTACGCAACGGCCTGCCTTATGTTTGCTGTGGCCATGATTGTTGCCGGTAAGGTTCAGGACAAGTTCGGTCCCCGCGTTACCTGTATCATCGGTGGCCTGATGGTTGGTACCGGATTTATGTGGATCTCGCAGACCACCGACTACTGGGCATGGATAGTCGGCTTTGGTTGCATGGCCGGTATGGGCATCGGCTTCGGCTACTCTGCTGCCACCCCGCCTGCTTTGAAATGGTTTCCTCCTGCCAAGACCGGCCTGATCGCCGGTATCGTTGTCGCCGGCTTCGGTCTCGCGTCAGTCTACATTGCTCCTCTGGCTCAGTATCTGCTCGGTGCCTACGGTCTGCAACAATCGATGCTTTACTTCGGTTTTGGTTTTGTCGCCATCACCTGTTTCTTCGGCATGTTCCTCGCCAATCCTCCCGAAGGTTATGTTGCTGATCCGAATGCTGCTAAGTCTACGGCCAAAGCGGTCGTTACAGAGGATAAAGCGCCTTCAGAAATTCTCAAAACGGCCAAATTTTATACACTCTGGACCTGTTTCTTCATCGGCGCTGGTGCCGGTCTCATGGTCATCGGTAGCGCTAAAGGCCTGGCCAAGGCCAGTATGGGCGAGATGGCCTTCCTGGTTGTGGCCATCATGTCTGTCGGTAATGCTGCCGGTCGTATCGTCGCCGGCGTGGTCTCCGACAAGATCGGTCGTGCCAACACTTTGGTTATCATGCTCGTCTTCCAGGCGGTCCTGATGTTCCTGGCTATTCCGGTGATTGATGGTACTTACAACAACCCATTGGCAATGCCTCTGCTGGTAACCTTCATGGTCTTCAACTACGGGACCAACCTGTCGCTCTTCCCGTCCTTCGCCAAGGACCTCTGGGGTGCCAAGCACTTCGGCATGAATTACGGTGTCCTCTTCTCAGCCTGGGGTGTTGGTGCCTTTGCACTGGTACGCGTCTCCGAGATGCTGCGCGTCAAGACCGGTGGCTTCACCATGTCTTTTGCTGCTGCCGGTGCTCTGCTGGTTGTCGGTGCCATGCTCGCGGGCACTTTGAAAACCCGCAAAGCCGCAGTTCCTGCACTCGAAGGTGCTCTCGAAGGCGAGGAAGATCTGGTTCTTTCGAAAGCCAGCAACGAATAA
- a CDS encoding NAD(+)--dinitrogen-reductase ADP-D-ribosyltransferase, producing the protein MNRCNLPPWAIASKHYNSHPQAIEIQGVSHNGRPLFEKLETEEDPEIRGLIFHDFMDVRYQLHQWQREETKNSRKSLKNSYLRFLRGWLFDSNSVEGAVLKGWVESRLGLPPTFHYKAINDIHSEAYFRYTVDRMKGSERTSAIMPQFDLLYEFVQYELSRRFSARTHLKLYRGIYDFDEHQVIEKYGKNRYLLRLNNLNSFTDDFERAWEFGSRVLEVDVPMTKIFFMGGLLPKSLFKGEGEVLVIGGEFEVKVLIGG; encoded by the coding sequence ATGAATAGGTGCAATTTGCCACCGTGGGCGATTGCCTCGAAACATTACAACAGCCATCCTCAGGCCATCGAAATCCAGGGAGTTAGTCATAATGGACGACCGCTTTTTGAAAAGCTTGAGACAGAAGAAGACCCCGAAATACGTGGACTGATATTCCATGACTTCATGGATGTTCGTTACCAGTTGCATCAGTGGCAGCGCGAGGAGACGAAGAACAGCCGAAAAAGTCTAAAAAACAGTTACCTGCGTTTTTTGCGCGGCTGGTTATTTGACAGCAACTCGGTCGAGGGCGCGGTCCTCAAGGGTTGGGTGGAATCCCGGCTTGGCCTGCCCCCTACTTTTCACTACAAGGCAATCAACGATATTCACTCGGAAGCCTATTTCCGTTATACGGTTGACAGGATGAAGGGTTCTGAGCGAACCAGCGCAATTATGCCGCAGTTCGACCTGCTCTATGAGTTTGTTCAGTACGAGCTTTCGCGACGGTTTTCCGCCCGGACGCACCTGAAACTCTATCGGGGTATTTATGATTTTGATGAGCATCAGGTAATCGAAAAGTATGGCAAAAATCGTTACCTTTTGCGCCTTAATAACCTGAATTCCTTTACTGATGACTTTGAAAGGGCCTGGGAGTTTGGTAGCCGGGTTCTTGAAGTGGACGTGCCGATGACCAAGATCTTTTTCATGGGAGGCCTGCTACCGAAATCGCTCTTTAAAGGTGAGGGCGAGGTTCTGGTGATAGGTGGTGAATTTGAAGTCAAGGTTCTTATCGGGGGGTAA
- a CDS encoding elongation factor P, with product MTSNDLKRGLVFLLDSAPCLVLDLSSQSPSARGGSTLIKTKYRNLLTGQVLEKTFKAGERVDDADFEKRKGQFLYADGDNGVFMDLESYEQYELGDDMYGPVKGFLLDGTEVIMGVFEGQVVSIEPPMIVELLVTETAPAIKNATAQAQTKEAVLETGLRLQVPSYLETDERVKVDTREGRFVSRA from the coding sequence ATGACATCCAACGATCTGAAACGCGGGCTGGTCTTTCTGCTTGATAGCGCTCCGTGCCTGGTTCTTGACCTCAGCAGCCAGAGTCCTTCAGCACGCGGCGGCAGCACCCTGATTAAAACCAAGTACCGTAACCTGCTCACTGGGCAAGTGCTGGAAAAGACATTCAAAGCCGGTGAGCGTGTTGACGATGCTGATTTTGAAAAGCGCAAAGGGCAATTCCTTTATGCCGATGGCGACAATGGCGTATTCATGGACCTTGAGAGTTATGAACAGTATGAACTGGGCGATGATATGTACGGCCCGGTGAAAGGCTTCTTGCTTGACGGCACCGAAGTTATTATGGGCGTTTTCGAAGGGCAGGTTGTCTCTATCGAGCCGCCGATGATCGTGGAGTTGCTGGTTACGGAGACGGCACCTGCGATCAAGAATGCCACTGCCCAGGCGCAAACCAAGGAAGCTGTTTTAGAGACAGGCCTGAGGCTTCAGGTTCCCTCTTATCTCGAGACGGATGAAAGGGTCAAGGTCGATACGCGTGAGGGACGATTCGTCTCCAGGGCGTAG